TGATCGAACTGCCCAAGCTGCCGACGCGGAGGCCGTTTACACCGAAACTGATCTTCCCCCCGTTCGACGCCGTCACGGACGTACCCGCCACCGCCGCCGCCGACGCACCCCCCGACCGTCCCGCCCGGCAGGAGTGACCGGTGCGCCCGCCCGATCCCGCACAGCCGCCCGAGATCGTCCGGGACACCTTCTTCCTGTGCGCTGGCCGCTCCTCCGAGCGGGTCGAGTCGCTGCGCTGCACCGTGTGCGGCTGGCACGGCCGCCCCGACCCGGAAGCCGAGGCGGGCGACGACGCGCCGCTCACCCTGTTCCCCGAGCCGGGAACCGAACCGCACACCGTCGAGGAGTGCGCCCGCCGTCAGCGTGACCCGTGGTTCCGCTACGAGCAGGACTCGGCGCGGCTGGCCGCCGCGGGCCTGCCCGGCATCCTCACCCCGCCCCGCACACCCCGCCCCACCTCCGACCCCGCCGGCATCGACCCCAACGGACCGTGACTGTCGGTGCGCGCGTGCACACTGAACGACACCCGGATGAACTGGAGCCACGCCTTGACCACCCCGACCGTCCTCACGCCCACCACGGCCCCGGCAGCGGGCGGCCCGCTGCCGCCCGACGACGAGATCACCCTTCTGCGCACCGCCGCCCACCTGATCACCGCGGCCGACCCGCGCGTCGCCCGCGACCTGGAGCACATGGCCGACGCCGCCGAACCGCTCCAGCCCGGCGACGAGTTCCCGCCCGGCTACGTGCTCGCCATGCTCACCGCCGGTCACATCGCCTCCGGCACCTGGCCGTCGACCACCGACGGCGCGCCCGGCCTCGACTACAACGGCTGGCCGAAGTCCCTGGTCCTGCTGGCCCAGGCCGTGCTCGACGAACACGACGGCACCCCGGTCACCTCCTCGCGGCTCGCCAAGCTGCTGCGGATGCGCGCCGAGGTGGCCGACGCCGCCGCCGACGAACAACCCGAGCACGCCAGCCGCTACCACCTGCACGCCGCGATGCTCCGAGCCCGCGCCGACCGCATCGCCGACATCTCCGACAGCCCCGCGTCGGCCGCCGACACCCGGAGGAACCCGTGATCAGCCTGGACCGCATCGAAGACGGACGCCCCGGCTGGGAACAGCCCGACCACCTGGCCGGCACCGGTATGGAGACGCTGCTGCTCCAGATCGTCGTGTCCGCCGGCGGCCCCGAGGCGGTCACCCGCCGCCCCGTCGGCCCCGGCGCGAGCGCGGTGTGGACGACCCCGACCGACTTCGCCGACGGCGTCCTGGTCGCCCGAACCCTGCGCCGGCACGCCAACCAGCTCATGGACACCTTCGTGCGCGGCGCCCGCGGCGAGGGCGTCGACTGGGCCGACCTCGCCCCCGCACTCGGCGTCACCGAGGACGACCAGCACTCGGCCGCCGAACGGGCCTTCCACGCCTACCAGGACCTGCACGGCGAGCACGTCGGCCGCCGCGTGATCTGGACCTGCGCCTCCTGCCGCAGGAGCGTCACCGACAACGGCCCGTACAGCCACCACCCCGACGACCGCGAGGAAGGCCACGCCGACACCTGCACCCGGCACCTGGCCGCGGTCCGCGCCTGGCAGGACGAGCAGGACGCCGAAGACGCCCGGCACGACGACGACCCGGAAGACGACCCGACCCAGGCCGTCATGGTGCCGGGCAGCGGCTCCGGCGACGGCGGCGGCTCGCTCCCGCACCGCGTCAACCCCGGCGAGACCCTGTCCGAGCTGGCCACCCGCTTCGGCACCACCGTCGACGCCCTGGTGGCGCTCAACGGCATCACCGACCGCAACCCCATCCGCGCCGGCGACTGGATCAGCATCCCGGACGGGGACGCCGATACCGACGACACGGGGTCCGAGCACGCCGCAGCGGAGCCGCCCACTCCGCCCGCGCCCCCCGTGATCCACCTCGACGACCGCCGCTGACCCCGACCCGACCCGAGGACCACCATGTACGAGGACCCGTTCAAAGACCTCCACCTGCTGCGCCACGACCCGCGCACGGCCCTCCCGCTGGCCGTGCTGGTGCACGCCGCCGTCGACGGCCTGATCGAGCACGACGGCCGCCCCGAGCACGCCCACGAGCTGTTCGAGAAGCTGAACGAGCGTGTCGACGACCCGTGGCGCGAAACCGGCCTGCTGCTCACCCGGTTCGTGCTCTCCCGCAACGTCCGCTACGGCGAAGGCCCGGCCGCCGCCGCCGCGTACGAGGCACGCCTCGTGTGGGTGCCCGAGTACCCGTCGCTCAACCTCGTGCACAAGCTGATCTCCGCGTTCATCGCCGGCGGCGAGATCCAGGCCCGCGCCCTGCTGCGCACCGTCCCCGACGAGGTCGTGCACGGCGCCGTCCGCTACCTGCTGTGCCTGGCCGTCGGCAACGGTGGCCTCGCCAACGAGCGCACCCAGGAGCTGTTCGAGACGCTGTGCGTCGACGCGGAGGTGCGGTGATGACCACCCTGGAGCTGCTGCCGCCGCCCACCGACCCGCTGATGGGCGGCGTGCCCGTCGAACGCGACGCCGTGCTGTCGGAGTGCGGCAGCTACCGGTTCGAGCTCACCCGCGTGTGGAGCCCGGCCCTGGCGCTGCTGCACTGGCTGATGCTCAACCCCTCGACCGCGGACAAGCGCCGCGACGACGCCACCGTGCGCCGCTGCGTGAAGTACGCGATGCGGTGGGGCTTCGGCGGCATCGTCATCCGCAACCTGTTCGCGCTGCGCGCCACCAGTCCCGCCGTGCTGCGCACCCACCACGACCCGGTCGGCGCGGGCAACGACGGCTGGATCGTCACCGACCCGCAGCGGGTCATGACCATCGCCGCGTGGGGCGTCAACGGCACCTACCTCGGCCGCGACCGGGTCGTGCGCCGCCAGCTCGCCGACGCGGGCATCCGGCTGTGGCACCTCGGCCTCAACGCGGGCGGCCAGCCCGCCCACCCGCTCCAGCGGCGCACCACCCCGGCCGAGCCGATCGAATGGGCGGCGGTATGAGCGGCGAGTACCAGCTGTGCGGCGCCGGGATCGGCGCGGGCGCGATCGAACTGCCCGACACCGGACAGACCTGCTGCTGGGGTGTGGTCAACGACGGCCCCGCCGGCTGCACCTGCTGGGACCCCGTCCACGACCTCGACCAGCAGCCGCCCGACCCGCAGGCCGTCGCGCTGCTCGCCGCCGGCCTGCCCCCCGCGACCCGCGACGGCATGTGCGGCGACTGCGCCTACCGGCCCGACTCGCCCGAGAAGAACAGCGACCCCACCTACCGGGGCGACCCCGAGTTCCTGGAACGCATCGCCCACGACGGGGACCGCTTCTGGTGCCACGACGGCATGAGGCGCACCGTGCGGCTGCGCCACCCCTCCGGCATGGAGATCGACGCCCACCCCGGCGCCTACGACCCGCCGATCGTCGACGGCGTGCCCTACCGGGCCGATGGACAACCCGCCCGCCTGTGCGCCGGCTGGGCAGCCCGCCGCCGCGCCGTCCTCACCCGGATCGCCCGCGAAACCGCCGACGACCCCGGTCTGACCGCCGAGCAGAAGAAGGAGGTGGTGGCGTCGTGAGCACGCCGCTGCAGAAACTCGCGCTGCCGATCGAGCAGCAGCTCGACGAGGTGTACCGGGAACGCGCCCGCCTCGCCGCCGTCCTCGCCGCCCTGTTCCCCGCGGTGCTGTGCGACCACGACCCCACCTTCCCCGATCGCGTCATGCTCTACATCGACACCCCGGCCGGGCAAATCTCGTACCACATCGACCGGCGCGAACTCGACCTGTTCGACCACGTCCCGCAGGTCGACCCGGACAGCCCCGACGCGCCCGTGTGGGACCGGCACACCACCGAGGAGAAGGACCGGCGGCTCAAGGTGCTCGCCCGCCAGCTCGCCCCCAGCGGCGCGCTGCCCGCCACTGGCACCCGCGCCACCCTCGTCGGCCCCGACCAGCAGGTCGTCACCCAGCTCGCCGTGCTCGGCCAGGCGCTGCGGGTGAGGTTCCCCGCCGTCACCATCGCCTCCTCGCCCAACCCAGGCGGGACGATCGTCGCCGTCGTCGACGTCGACCACGACTGACCGGCCCCCGCGGGCCGCGTACTCGAGGCCGGACCTCCCCGACTGGGGGTGAGGTCCGGCCTCGACCCGTGTCCGGCCCCGCTCACCGCGCCCGATCAGCGGCCGTCGGCGGGCAGCACGCGGGTGTCCCCGGCCGCGATCCGCTCGGCGGTCGGGAACCGCCACCGTGCCGGGCCCGGCTCCTCGACCGCGTCCACCAGGCCCACGTCCACGGCGGCCGAGCGTCCCGCCGGGCCGGGGTCCGGGTTCTGCGGCCAGTCCAGCGGCGTGAACGGCGGCACCGGCTCGTCGACGTCGTCCCACCGCTTCGACCAGGTGGCGTGGTCGGCGCGGTCGGCGACGAGGTAGGACACCTTCCGCGAGTACGCGGGCACGCCCTGGGTGACCAGCCACAACGCGGGCCGGTAGGCGATGTTCACCCCGTAGACGTAGCCGTAGCCGCCCAGCAGCCGGCCCTGCGCGTCGTCCTCGAAGTGGTAGGGCACGGTGTAGGCGTTCCGGTCGTCGTAGGCGTCGGTCCACTCCATGCTCGTGGGGGTGAACCGGCCGGTGCCCAACGACCCGAGCGTCAGCAGGCGGGTGCCGTCCTCCTCGATGTCGCCGCGCCCGGCCGCCCACAGCTGCCGCAGCAGCAGCATCGGCACCACCGGGTCCAGGTCGCCCCGGTACGCCTTGTTCAGGAACAGCTCGTCGTAGACGACTTCCTTGCGTTCGCCCGGCGGCCACCGCCACAACCGGAAGTGGATCATCGTGTCGTAGGGGTCGACGGTGTGCATCAGCAGCGCCGGCCCGCTCACCCGGCCCGTCAACCGCCACCGCGACCGGTACAGCGGCTCGTCGGGCCCGTCGCGGCCGACGAGGTGGAACCCGACCACGTCGTCGGTCAGGCCCATCATCGCCCGGGTGGCGTTGCCCGCCGCCTCCGACGCGGCCGTGAACGTGTCGTAGTCCTCCAGGACGGGCAGCGTCACCGGCGTGAACCGGCCGTGCATGATCGCCTGGTAGACGGTGCTGCGCTCCGGTGGCGCGCTGAACCTCGGACCGGTCACGTCCGGCTCCTCTCTCGATCGGCGACCCGACGGCGGCCGTGCCGGCCGGTCACGCCGTGGGCGTCACGGGGAACGCCACCGGCCACACCCACCGCACCCGGTGCGCGTCGGGAATGTTGAAGAAGTGTTTGCCCGCGTAGCAGTAGGGGCCGCGCCACATCGTGGCGTCCGCGCCGGTGAAGGTGCGCATCGCGCCGCCGTCCGGCCGCGCCACCGTGAACCGGTCCGGGAACACCTGCACCCGCATCCGGTACTCGATCCCCGGCTGCGGCCGGTAGCCCGAATCCCACGTCGGCGGGCTCGGCGCCCACTGGTAGGGCGGGCTCGCCCCGGGGATGCCGTCATAGCGGGTGACCACGAAGTTGCCCTCCTGGCTGAGCTGCACCTGGTAGCCGCGGGTGTACTGGTTGGCGCGTTCCCACTCGAACAGCTGCCGGTCTTCCGGGGCGCCCCACCACAGGCCCATCCACCGGCCGCGATCCACGCTGATGCCGTCCCACATGAAGCCGATGTGGATCTCGTAGTTGTTGACCGTGTTGGTGACCCGGTCGTAGTTCGGCAGCGCCACCGGGCACATCTCGCCCTGGAGGATGTAGTAGCCCGACCGGAAGATCGACGATGTTTCGCCGGGCGCGACCACGTCGGCGTCGCTGGTCAGCTGCCCGGCCCGGCCGCCCTGCACGTAGCCGCGGAAGCGGTCGCGCATCCACTCGATCGAGCCGTTGTAGGCGTGCACCCCGTAGTTCGGGGTGCCCCACTGGAGCGTCAACCCCTGCTCGTAGTAGCGGTAGCCGTTGACGTCGCCCGCGCAATACACCGGATCGGGGCACAGGATGCCCTTCAGGCCGCCCGCGCCGAACAGGGTGGCGTTCTGGGTGAGTCGGAAGTGCCAGTGCTTGTGCCCGCCGTAGAGCATCGTGTACAGCCCGGCGGTCTTGTACGCCAGCACCTGCTGCGGGTAGGTGTCGGCCAGGCCCACCTGGATGAACACCCATGTGAACCCGGCCGCCACCAGGTCCTCCGGAGGCAGGGCGTCCAGCATCGCCTTGCTGGTGATGTGCGCGGCTGTCGCGACGCCCGCCTCCCGCACCAGCGCCAGGCCGTCGTAAATCTGCTGGATCTCCGCCGCCGTGGAGTCGGCGGGGAACTCGGAGCCGACGATCACGGACTTGGTCTGCCCGAACTGGAGGATCAGGTCGCGCAGCGGCCCGTAGGTCTGCAACGGGGCGGGCGTGCCGTTCTGCGTGCCCACTCCGACGTCCTTGACCTCCAGGTACAGCACGGTGCGGCGCTGCGACAGCTCGAACACCTCCGACAGGCGCGGCACCTTCCAGCCCATCTTCGCGGCGAACCCGAAATAGCCCTGCTGCGGCAGGTAGCCCGGCTCGTACCAGGGGTCCTGCGGCGGCCCGGCGGGCAGGTAGGTCATCCGCTCGGCCATCGTGAGGTCCATGTGATCGGTCTTCGCGCCCAGGAAACCCGGGTTGTAGCTGCCCAGGTCACGCCAGTGCTGCGCGAACAGGAACCCTTCGGTGGAGCGGCGCACCGGCACGTGCATCAGCCGCAACCCCATCGCCATCCCGGCCTGGTAGCAGCGCAGGTCGCCCTCCGGGTGCATGGCGAACCCCCCGCCGTAGGAGCCGCCCACGATGGTGGTCGTGGACGACTCCAGGCCCTGCACGGTGGAGTAGCCGCCGTCACCGCCCCCGCCGCCGCCCGAGCTGTACAGGCCGCCGTCGGTGCCGAACACGATCGAGTTGCCGCCGTCGCTGGAGATCCGGGTCTCGATCAACCCGCTGATCGGCTGGTAGGACAGGCCGCGCCCGAGGTGGGAGGCGATGCAGCGGACCACCGTGTTGCACGCCTCCACCCCCAGCGGGTCCTCCAGGCTGATCACGTACGGGTTCTCCACCGAGCCGTAGCCGACGACGTCGATGCCCTGGCCGGCGACGATCCGCACTCCGCCGGTGCAACCACAGCGGGCCATCACCGACCACCCGCCCTCGACGAGCCGCCCCGCGGGGCGAACAGGATGCGGCTGCCGCCCGTGGGCAGGTGCTCGGCCACCAGGCGGCCCCGGCCGTCGACGGTGAGCCGGAACGGGCCCAGTAGCAGCGGCACCACCACCTCCCCCTGCTCCACGGGCTCCGCCGCCCCGAGCCCGTCCACCCCGGCCACGCCCACCACGGCCTGGGCCGGCCCGGCGTCCCGCTTCCCGGCCGCCGGCGGAAGCGGTGGTGGTGGTGGTGGTGGTGGGACGCGGTGGCCGCCCGGGGCGCCCGAGCGGGCGTGCGCGCGCAACCGGTCGCGCACCGCGAACTGCGGCAGCGACCCGTCGGAACTGGTCTTGATCACCGGTGTTCCCCTTTCGCTCCGACCGGGACCGGTTCGGGCCCGGCCGCGACCGTGTAGGTGTCCTGCGGGATGACCGCGACCGCGATCTGCTCGGCCGCGCCCGGCGACCACTTGCCCGACACCTGGTTGAGCTTCATGACCGTGTGCACGCGGGTGGCGTAGCCGGCGATGGTGGTGGCCAGGTAGCGGCCCGGGATCAGGTCGTGCACCGACACCGCGGCGTTCGGGGACAGCTGCGACCCCGACGGCAGCGACACCACGATCGGCGCGGGATGGCCGTAGCCGACGACCCGGCGCGCCATGCCGGACAGGGCGTTGTAGTCGGTGGTGCCCTGCGCGGTGGAGATGTCGTCGACCACGCCGTAGCCGGGCTGCGGGCCACCCCACTCGCCCACCGCGGCCAGCCCGTCCGGGTGGTCGGCGCCCACGACCGTGGCGCGGGTCGCGGTCTCCGAACCGACCTTGCGGACCCGGAAGTCGCCGAGGAAGTCGCTCTCGCGCAGCCGGTACGGGGCGGTGCCCGCCGCCATCCGGTCCAGCATGACGAACACGTGCCGGCCGATCGCGAAGAAGTCCAGACCGGCCTTGGCCGCCTCCGTCACCTCCGTGAACACCGACGCGGTGCGGCCCTGCGTCCAGCGCTGGAACTGCGGCTGGTCGGGGCTGATGCGGTCGACGCGCAGGAACGGCAGCAGGTTCGGGTCGTGCTCGGCGAACGACGCCCGGACCAGCTCCTCCACCCAGCGCGTCGCCGCCATCGGCGTGCCGTCGGTGTCGAACGGGATGCGGCGCCGCGAGAACCAGGCGAGCATGTCGCGGGCGGTGAGGGTGATGGTGGTGCGTTCCTCCTGCACGTCGAACACCGGCCCCGACCACAGGCGTTCGCCGTCGCGGTACAGCTCCACCTCGTGCGCCCACGGCTCGACCTGCCCGATCTTGCGGAAGCAGTCGCGGGAGGTGCCGGACTTGGACAGCTCCACGTGGGCTTCGCCGAAGTCGTTGAGGTTGCGTTCCCAGTCCAGGCCGGTCACGCCGGTCAGGGTCATCAGGCGCTGCGTGCCGCCCTGGTGGTTGACCACCGCGCTGTAGCCGTTCGCGCAGCCCAGCCTGCGCACCACCCGGCGGGCCATCAGGCGACACCCTGACGGGCGACCATCCACAGGTCCAGCCGCATGTTCGGGGCGACCGTGGACTGCTGGGCGACGATCTCCACGCACAGGCTGGTGTCGCACTCGAACACCGGCCACTCGAAGAAGTCGCCCTCCGGGCCGTAGACCTCGACCTCGGCGACCACCAAGCCGGGCCCGCCGGGGCAGTCGACGGTGACGCGTTCGGTGCGGCCGTCCAGACGCAGCACCACCCCGCGCGGCAGGTACGGGATGTTGATCTCGGCGCAGGCCGAGCAGGGGTCGACGTACTCGGTGCACGCGTACTGGGCGGGGTTGGCGTAGAAGCGCACCGTCACTCGCCGCAGGTTCAGGTCGCCGGTGCGCAGCTCCAGCAACGGCACCTTCGACAGCTGCTCGGGCAGCACGTTCGCCGGCACCGTGGCGATGCGCCGGTAGGTGTCGTTCGCGGGCGGCGGCCCCGGGAAGCACGGGTTGGGCGGGGCGGGCGGGCGGATCGGCGGCGGGGGCTGCGGGCAGTCCGGGTCGACCGCGCAGTCCTGATCCTCGACGCAGTCGACCGGCGGCCCGATCGGCGGGGCGGGTTGCAGCCCCGGATGCCCGGTGCCGGTGATGTAGCGGGGCAGCCGCCACATGTGCGGGCGGCCCGCGACGAGGGAGAACTGGACGTCGGCGAGCCATCCGTCGCCGAGGCGGCCCTTGCGGGTCATGTCGGGGCCGTCGAGCAGGCCGACGTCGAACAGGGTGCGCACCGCGTCGTCGCCGCACGTGTCGCCCGGCATCGGTGGTTGCGGACACACCGGGCAGTAGGCGAAGAAGCACAGCTCGTCGCCGGTGCACGAGCCCTGGCACACCGCGCCGCCCAGCGCCGACTCCAACCAGGCGTTGCCGTAGGACAGGGCGGCCTCCGTCTTGGCGTACATGCGGGCCTTGACCAGCAGCTCCCGCGAGCGGCGTCGCAGCCCGCCCACCGCGGCCCCGTCGCCGACGAGCTCCACCCGGTTGCGTCCGCCGGTGCCGCGCTCCAGCCCCTCCACCGAGATCCCCATGAGGCCGGCGAACAGCGCCGACTCCGGTACCGCCGGGTCGAACCACGGGGCTCGGTCGGTGCCCGGGTCGGTGTAGGGCTCGTCGCGCAGGCCGCGCACGAAGTCCTCGCACACCCCGCACGACAGGGAGGTGATGCACAGCGCGTCCACGTACCGCTCGACGCGGGCGGTGTTGACCAGCTCCGTGCCGCCCAGGGTCAGCCAGTGCTCCAGCGCCATGTCAGATCGCCGCCGCTCGCATCAGTCGGTCCACCGTGGACAGCGCCACCAGCTCGGGATCGGAGTAGGGCGCCTGGACCGTGATCGGCGCGTTGATCTCCGTGTGGTTGTTGACCACCTGCGTCTGCCCGGGGCGCGGCACCAGCGACGGCGTCAGCGCGATCCCGTTGCGGGTCGCGGTGGGCTGGGCGGCCGGGGCGCGGCTGGTCTTGACCGTGACCGCCATGCGCGGCAGGTCCGCGGTCAGCTCGCGCAGCGTGGCCCGCACCGTGCCGAACTCGGACCGGATGCCGCGATCGAGGCCGGTCATGATCGCCTTGCCGTGCGGGGTCAGCAGCACCCGGTCGCGGGGCAGCGGGCCCTTGAGCGACGCGATCCGGTCGCCGATGCCCGAGACGAAGTTGAACACGTCCTGAGCTGCGGCCTTGATGCCGTTGAGCAGGCCGTTGATGATCTCGCGGCCCGCGTTGAACAGCATCGAGCCGAGGTTGCCGATCGCCGACACGATCCGGCCCGGCAGCGACTGCGCGTACGAGACGATGCTGTTCACCCCGGCGACGAACGCGCCCGTCGCCGACGACCAGGCGGACGACGCCCAGCCGGAGAGCATCCCGCCCAGCGCCGCCACCGCCGCGACGACCCGGCCGGGCAGCGACAGCGCGAACGAGACGACCGCGTTCACACCGGCGGTGAACGCGCCGCTCGCCGCCGCCCAGGCCGCCGTCGCCCAGCCCGCCAGCATCGCGCCCAGCGCGACCACCCCAGCGACCACTCGGCCGGGCAGTGACACGGCGAACGACACCACCGCCTCGACTCCGGTGATCGTGGCGTTCACGCCCCACTGCCAGGCCGCGACCAGCGCGTTGTAGATCAACTGGCCCAGTCCGACCAGCGCGTTGTAGAGCAGCACCGGCAGGCCGATGACCAGCGCGATGATCAACCCGATGCCGTAGCCGACCGCCTCCGCGGCCAGGACCAGTCCGTCGAGCAACAGCCCCGGCAGCGCCGCCAGCCCCTGCACCACCAGGCCCGGCAGCGAGACGAAGAAGCCCAGCACGGTCGTGCCCAGGTCGGCCAGGAACGCCCCGGCCTGCGCCGGGAGGCGCGCGAACCAGCCGAGCACGCCGGCGACGAACGACCCGATCGAGGCGACCACCGAGCCCAGGTCGATCGACGACGCCGCGTTCCACAGGCCGACGAAGAAGCGGGCCACGGCCTGTGCCGCCGAGCCGATCCCGGAGAGGATGCCGGGGATCGCGGTGAACTCCAGCCAGCGGCCCATCGCGAACGCGAAGCCGTAGGCGGCGTCGATCACCGACAGCACCGGCGGCAGCAGGAACGCCAGGGCGACTGCGACCAGACGCACCAGCGGCGCGACGAGCATCAAGGCCCTGGCCAGCACATTTGCGATCAGGACGACCAGCTGACCCAGCGGTGGGAGCAGCGGCACCAGGGCGACCAGGGTCTCCGAGAGGGCGTTGCCCAGGTTGAGCAGGCCCTCGGCCATCGCCGGGTCCGCGAACGCCGCCGCCAGGCCCTCGGCGAGCTGCCGCAGCCCCGGACCCACCGCGGCCAGCGCCGGACCGAGCGCCGACACCGCCCCGACCAGCGCCGGACCGAGCGCCACCGCGATCCCGGCCAGCTGCGGCGCGATCAACGCCACCGCCGAGCCCAGCGCGATCAGCACCGGCAGCAGCGCGCCGCCGACCTGCGACAAGGACGCGAAGATCGTGACCAGGACCTGCTGGCCCTGCGCCGAGGACAGGAAGTCGTTGACGCCGGTCAACAGGCGTTCGAGGTTGCCCAGCAGGCCGCCCGAGGCGGCCTCGGCCGCCCGGAACACCGAGCCGAGGATGCCGCCGATCTGGAGCAGCACGTTGCCCAGCTGCCCCAGGGTCGCCATCGCGTTCTGGATCCACGCCCACGCCTGCCCCGACGCCGAGACCCGCGACAGCCACTCGCCGAACTGCACGCCCAGCCCGCCGACGCTGCCGGACAGCTGCTCCATCAGCGGCAGCCCGACCCCGGCCAGGTCCCGCAGACCGCGCACCACCGCCAGCACCGCGGGGTTGACCGCGTCGACGCTGGTCGCGGTCGTGTCGAACACGGCGGCGAGCAGGCGCGCGGTCTCGGCTTCCTGCGCGATCTGGGCGATGCCCAGCGCCACCGCGGCCGACGACCCGGCCACCAGGGTCATGCCCTGCCCGACCGGGCCGAGCAGCACCGCCGCCACCGCCGTCAGCTGACCCTGGAGGCGTTCCCAGAACGCGATCTGCACCGCCTCGCGGACGGCGTCGAGCTGCGGGACGAGATCACGGAACTCGCGGGCCACCGCGGCAGCCGGCGGAGCCATGTCCTCGGTGGCCTCGGCGAACTTCCTCGCGTCGCCGACCAACGCCGCCGACAGGGCGTCCTGCATCCCGGAGAACGCGACCGCCAGCACCCCGACCGCCGCCGCGCCCACCAGCAGCGCCGCCGGCAGCGCCAAGGCCGCGCCGCCCGCGTTGGCCAGCTCGGCGGCGAACACCACCAGGCCCGCCGCCGCCGCGACGCTGCCCGAGGACACCACCGAGAACGCCAACGTCCCCGCGAGCGCCGTGAACGGCAGCATCAACTGCCGGATCTGGGTGCGGGTCAGGCGGGCGGCGATGCCGATGCGGAACGCGTCGCCCCAGCTGATGCCCGCCTGGCGGGCGCCGCCCGACGCGTCGCGGGCCACCCGGTCGCCGACCGCGCGGCCCGTGCCGGCGACCTGCCGCTGCAACGCCCGGTCGAACGCCCGGCCCCCGGCCGCGCCCGCGTCACCCAGCTTGCGGCGCACATCCGGCTCGAACCGGCCGGTGTCCGCGACGACCTCGACCGCGGTGTCCGCGATCGTGCCGCCTTCCAACGCCATGCCGGGCCACCCGTGGGAATCGGGTACCCGGCCACGAGGCGCCAGTCGGCACGGCGGCGACCTGCCACCGCGAGTGATCGTAACCGCGTCACCCCAGGTCGCGCCCGCCCCGGACGGTCGACGACGGCACACCACGCCCCACCCGACGCGCCTCGCGCGGGATCGCGACGACCGCCCGACCGGGCGGTGCCCCGCCACTACGATCGGGAGTCCACCGACCCTGGGGAGACGCCGCGCGCACCCGCGCGGTCGACCTCGGTCCGCGCTCCCACCGGAGGTCGCCGCCCGTGCAGTACGTCCACCGCCCCGTGCACGCCGAAGCCGCCCGGCACACCACCGGCGCCGGCGGAGACCTGTGGCACGCGTTCCTGCGCCGGCACAAGCTCGTGCCGGTGTGGCCCGGCCGCCGCCGCCACGGTCGCCGCCGGCCGACGACCCCGGCCGGGTGGAGCGAGGTGCCGATGAGCGACTGGCGACCGTGGCTCGTCGTCGACACCGACCACCAGGGGAGGCAGCGGGTCGTCACCCTGTCCGACGACGAGTTCCATGCCGCCTGGGCGCCCCGCGAAGGCGACGCCGAGCAGGCGCGGGCCGGGCTCGCCGTCGCCGCCGCACGCTCCACCCTGGCCTCGGCTGACCTGCGGTGGATCGACGCGGAGACGCAGCGCCGCGACCGGGGTGCCTCGGAGAGCGGCTGGTCGCACCCGGCGCAGCGGGACGAGTGGCTGCGCATCCGTGCCCTCGTCGCCGACTCCGGCCTGCCCTACCGGTACACCGCCGACCCGCAGCGGCCCGAGCACCGGCCCGAGAAGCCGCCCCGCGTGACCGTGACCGCCGACGTCGCCACCGTGCTCCGGACGCTCCTCGACGCCGAGGACGACGCGCCGGTCAGCGCCGTGGACATCCTG
The window above is part of the Saccharothrix sp. HUAS TT1 genome. Proteins encoded here:
- a CDS encoding LysM peptidoglycan-binding domain-containing protein; amino-acid sequence: MISLDRIEDGRPGWEQPDHLAGTGMETLLLQIVVSAGGPEAVTRRPVGPGASAVWTTPTDFADGVLVARTLRRHANQLMDTFVRGARGEGVDWADLAPALGVTEDDQHSAAERAFHAYQDLHGEHVGRRVIWTCASCRRSVTDNGPYSHHPDDREEGHADTCTRHLAAVRAWQDEQDAEDARHDDDPEDDPTQAVMVPGSGSGDGGGSLPHRVNPGETLSELATRFGTTVDALVALNGITDRNPIRAGDWISIPDGDADTDDTGSEHAAAEPPTPPAPPVIHLDDRR
- a CDS encoding DUF1643 domain-containing protein; amino-acid sequence: MTTLELLPPPTDPLMGGVPVERDAVLSECGSYRFELTRVWSPALALLHWLMLNPSTADKRRDDATVRRCVKYAMRWGFGGIVIRNLFALRATSPAVLRTHHDPVGAGNDGWIVTDPQRVMTIAAWGVNGTYLGRDRVVRRQLADAGIRLWHLGLNAGGQPAHPLQRRTTPAEPIEWAAV